A genome region from Strigops habroptila isolate Jane chromosome 12, bStrHab1.2.pri, whole genome shotgun sequence includes the following:
- the SQSTM1 gene encoding sequestosome-1 isoform X2: MDWQDATQAEGRSLARRRRVLSPAGGASCPSPRHYKAAARGPPLAPAPQLSSTRPLDGNSCCATAMAAVTVKAYLLGKEEAAREIRRFALPLPVRYQAIHDRIAELFQGLLRAGPPLAFRMHYKDEDGDLIAFSTDEELEMAMPFMQDGVFRVYIKEKKECRREHRSQCSQEHPRDMVHPNVICDGCEGPVVGTRFKCTVCPDYDLCSTCEGKGIHKEHNMVMFQSPLLNPFEWLPRGRWLRKMRHGPPFPWMHCWGYPGPVAPCRNAEQAQASAAAAGPPAAEGIEVDIDVEHGGQRSKVTSASPNQEKSNAESSSGTFNQNVQTNPDWNNTQPATEVNVVTEQIQDMVIDPVPTQTEDGSFHCQEQSESSSSSGGDEDWTHLSSKEVDPSTGELQSLQMPGTDGPSSLNVSQDPPQPGPTGLREAALYPHLPPEADPRLIESLSQMLSMGFSDEGGWLTRLLQTKNCDIGAALDAIQYSKQPPHL; encoded by the exons ATGGACTGGCAGGATGCGACCCAGGCCGAGGGGCGGAGCCTGGCTCGCAGGAGGCGGGTGCTATCGCCGGCGGGCGGGGCGAGCTGCCCCTCCCCGCGGCACTATAAGGCCGCTGCTCGCGGTCCGCCTCTCGCTCCCGCCCCGCAGCTCTCCAGCACCCGGCCCCTCGACGGCAATTCCTGCTGCGCCACAGCCATGGCGGCGGTGACGGTGAAAGCTTACCTGCTGGGCAAGGAGGAGGCGGCCCGCGAGATCCGCCGCTTCGCCCTGCCGCTGCCTGTCCGCTACCAGGCCATCCATGACCGCATCGCTGAGCTCTTCCAGGGGCTGCTGCGGGCCGGGCCGCCGCTCGCCTTCCGCATGCACTATAAGG ATGAAGATGGAGACCTGATCGCGTTTTCCACCGACGAGGAGCTGGAGATGGCGATGCCTTTCATGCAGGATGGCGTCTTCCGTGTTTACATCAAAG AGAAAAAGGAGTGCAGGCGGGAGCATCGCTCGCAGTGCAGTCAGGAGCACCCCCGTGACATGGTGCACCCCAACGTGATCTGCGATGGCTGCGAGGGGCCAGTGGTGGGTACCAGGTTCAAGTGCACTGTCTGCCCAGACTATGACCTGTGCAGCACCTGCGAGGGTAAAGGCATCCACAAGGAGCACAACATGGTGATGTTCCAAAGTCCACTGCTGAATCCATTTGAG TGGCTGCCCCGGGGACGCTGGCTCCGTAAAATGCGGCATGGCCCCCCCTTCCCATGGATGCACTGCTGGGGATACCCAGGCCCTGTTGCTCCATGCCGAAACGCTGAACAAGCCCaagccagtgctgcagctgccgGTCCACCCGCTGCGGAAG GTATTGAAGTTGATATTGATGTGGAACATGGAGGACAGAGAAGCAAAGTGACTTCTGCTTCTCCCAATCAAGAGAAGAGCAATGCTGAGTCAAGCAGTGGTACTTTTAACCAGAATGTTCAGACCAACCCAGACTGGAATAACACACAGCCTGCTACAGAAGTAAATGTTGTTACAGAGCAGATACAAGACATGGTGATAGATCCTGTGCCCACACAAACGGAAGATGGCAGCTTCCACTGCCAG gAACAGAGTGAGTCCAGCAGTTCATCAGGGGGTGATGAGGACTGGACCCATTTATCTTCCAAAGAAGTGGATCCTTCCACAGGTGAACTTCAGTCCCTGCAAATGCCAGGGACGGATGGTCCCAGCTCCCTGAATGTATCTCAGGATCCTCCGCAGCCAGGACCTACAGGACTGCGAGAAGCTGCACTCTACCCACATCTCCCACCAG AAGCAGACCCTCGCCTCATTGAGTCTCTGTCCCAGATGCTCTCCATGGGCTTCTCTGACGAGGGTGGATGGCTCACTCGACTCCTGCAGACAAAGAACTGCGACATTGGGGCAGCACTAGATGCCATCCAATATTCCAAGCAGCCGCCTCACTTGTAG
- the SQSTM1 gene encoding sequestosome-1 isoform X1, which yields MDWQDATQAEGRSLARRRRVLSPAGGASCPSPRHYKAAARGPPLAPAPQLSSTRPLDGNSCCATAMAAVTVKAYLLGKEEAAREIRRFALPLPVRYQAIHDRIAELFQGLLRAGPPLAFRMHYKDEDGDLIAFSTDEELEMAMPFMQDGVFRVYIKEKKECRREHRSQCSQEHPRDMVHPNVICDGCEGPVVGTRFKCTVCPDYDLCSTCEGKGIHKEHNMVMFQSPLLNPFEWLPRGRWLRKMRHGPPFPWMHCWGYPGPVAPCRNAEQAQASAAAAGPPAAEEASTNSQPQDPNVTFLKNVGESVAAFLSPLGIEVDIDVEHGGQRSKVTSASPNQEKSNAESSSGTFNQNVQTNPDWNNTQPATEVNVVTEQIQDMVIDPVPTQTEDGSFHCQEQSESSSSSGGDEDWTHLSSKEVDPSTGELQSLQMPGTDGPSSLNVSQDPPQPGPTGLREAALYPHLPPEADPRLIESLSQMLSMGFSDEGGWLTRLLQTKNCDIGAALDAIQYSKQPPHL from the exons ATGGACTGGCAGGATGCGACCCAGGCCGAGGGGCGGAGCCTGGCTCGCAGGAGGCGGGTGCTATCGCCGGCGGGCGGGGCGAGCTGCCCCTCCCCGCGGCACTATAAGGCCGCTGCTCGCGGTCCGCCTCTCGCTCCCGCCCCGCAGCTCTCCAGCACCCGGCCCCTCGACGGCAATTCCTGCTGCGCCACAGCCATGGCGGCGGTGACGGTGAAAGCTTACCTGCTGGGCAAGGAGGAGGCGGCCCGCGAGATCCGCCGCTTCGCCCTGCCGCTGCCTGTCCGCTACCAGGCCATCCATGACCGCATCGCTGAGCTCTTCCAGGGGCTGCTGCGGGCCGGGCCGCCGCTCGCCTTCCGCATGCACTATAAGG ATGAAGATGGAGACCTGATCGCGTTTTCCACCGACGAGGAGCTGGAGATGGCGATGCCTTTCATGCAGGATGGCGTCTTCCGTGTTTACATCAAAG AGAAAAAGGAGTGCAGGCGGGAGCATCGCTCGCAGTGCAGTCAGGAGCACCCCCGTGACATGGTGCACCCCAACGTGATCTGCGATGGCTGCGAGGGGCCAGTGGTGGGTACCAGGTTCAAGTGCACTGTCTGCCCAGACTATGACCTGTGCAGCACCTGCGAGGGTAAAGGCATCCACAAGGAGCACAACATGGTGATGTTCCAAAGTCCACTGCTGAATCCATTTGAG TGGCTGCCCCGGGGACGCTGGCTCCGTAAAATGCGGCATGGCCCCCCCTTCCCATGGATGCACTGCTGGGGATACCCAGGCCCTGTTGCTCCATGCCGAAACGCTGAACAAGCCCaagccagtgctgcagctgccgGTCCACCCGCTGCGGAAG AAGCTTCTACTAACAGCCAGCCTCAGGACCCCAATGTCACCTTCTTAAAGAATGTTGGGGAGAGCGTGGCAGCTTTTCTGAGCCCCCTGG GTATTGAAGTTGATATTGATGTGGAACATGGAGGACAGAGAAGCAAAGTGACTTCTGCTTCTCCCAATCAAGAGAAGAGCAATGCTGAGTCAAGCAGTGGTACTTTTAACCAGAATGTTCAGACCAACCCAGACTGGAATAACACACAGCCTGCTACAGAAGTAAATGTTGTTACAGAGCAGATACAAGACATGGTGATAGATCCTGTGCCCACACAAACGGAAGATGGCAGCTTCCACTGCCAG gAACAGAGTGAGTCCAGCAGTTCATCAGGGGGTGATGAGGACTGGACCCATTTATCTTCCAAAGAAGTGGATCCTTCCACAGGTGAACTTCAGTCCCTGCAAATGCCAGGGACGGATGGTCCCAGCTCCCTGAATGTATCTCAGGATCCTCCGCAGCCAGGACCTACAGGACTGCGAGAAGCTGCACTCTACCCACATCTCCCACCAG AAGCAGACCCTCGCCTCATTGAGTCTCTGTCCCAGATGCTCTCCATGGGCTTCTCTGACGAGGGTGGATGGCTCACTCGACTCCTGCAGACAAAGAACTGCGACATTGGGGCAGCACTAGATGCCATCCAATATTCCAAGCAGCCGCCTCACTTGTAG
- the MRNIP gene encoding MRN complex-interacting protein isoform X1, translating into MAPQHWALRCCRCRLFQVQQAKRSGKWSCSVCGQRQAVQKLYGQGSALDCRRHVQKLNLLQGEAEEAIGWTSRCVEDSVNDSKNTAAQHEDSLVQQEGRAEVSRWSKYLDKDNEDQEDGEEEAGTERQQFCSRRKNTAKEQRKHQKSFLSSDAQEYAEEDEVSQIAYRAKKHKKCLVAVPDQDDGDAVCGHSMVPAVCESIVPEENTPTPTACTKPSKWQKFLSHSGNCSENAARITLSPQEGGGRLGLHSTTAADAGMASRCSEQAQRTLPPGTAFEFKKCVASTEQLSSKLPGTMVPSTGCSAGEGVLFREPQSQMMRAGSGVIDTTAGRCCSDSTRANTFVNCNTGPKPSIISCERLFCTGDEFDDDL; encoded by the exons ATGGCGCCGCAGCACTGGGCCCTgcgctgctgccgctgccgcctCTTCCAGGTGCAGCAG GCCAAGCGGAGCGGGAAGTGGAGCTGCAGCGTGTGCGGCCAGCGGCAGGCGGTGCAGAAG CTTTACGGCCAAGGGTCTGCCCTGGACTGTAGGCGCCACGTCCAGAAGCTAAACCTGCTGCAGGGTGAGGCGGAGGAGGCAATCGGATGGACATCTCG GTGCGTAGAAGATTCTGTAAATGACAGCAAAAACACAGCAGCCCAACATGAAGACAGTTTGGTCCAGCAG GAGGGAAGGGCAGAAGTCAGCCGGTGGAGTAAATATTTGGACAAGGACAATGAAGATCAGgaagatggggaggaggaggcaggtACAGAAAGGCAACAGTTCTGTTCCCGGAGGAAGAACACTGCAAAAGAACAAAG GAAACACCAGAAGAGCTTCCTCTCCAGTGATGCTCAGGAGTATGCTGAAGAAGATGAAGTTTCCCAGATTGCCTACCGAGCCAAAAAG CACAAGAAATGTTTAGTAGCAGTGCCTGATCAAGATGATGGAGATGCTGTTTGTGGACACAGCATGGTTCCTGCTGTCTGTGAGTCCATAGTGCCTGAGGAGAATACACCAACCCCAACTGCTTGTACCAAACCCTCGAAGTGGCAAAAATTTCTCTCCCATTCTGGTAACTGTAGTGAAAATGCTGCCAGGATCACCTTATCACCACAGGAGGGCGGTGGAAGGTTGGGGCTACACAGCACTACTGCTGCAGATGCTGGTATGGCCAGTAGATGCTCAGAACAGGCCCAAAGAACTCTACCTCCAGGAACAGCTTTTGAATTTAAGAAGTGTGTTGCTAGCACTGAGCAGCTTAGCTCAAAACTGCCTGGCACCATGGTGCCCAGCACCGGTTGCTCAGCTGGGGAGGGCGTGTTGTTCAGAGAACCTCAAAGCCAAATGATGAGGGCAGGATCTGGTGTCATAGACACCACTGCGGGAAGGTGCTGTTCAGATAGCACGAGGGCAAACACCTTTGTTAACTGTAACACTGGGCCAAAACCTAGCATAATTTCTTGTGAACGCCTCTTCTGCACAGGTGATGAGTTTGATGATGATCTCTGA
- the MRNIP gene encoding MRN complex-interacting protein isoform X2, producing the protein MAPQHWALRCCRCRLFQAKRSGKWSCSVCGQRQAVQKLYGQGSALDCRRHVQKLNLLQGEAEEAIGWTSRCVEDSVNDSKNTAAQHEDSLVQQEGRAEVSRWSKYLDKDNEDQEDGEEEAGTERQQFCSRRKNTAKEQRKHQKSFLSSDAQEYAEEDEVSQIAYRAKKHKKCLVAVPDQDDGDAVCGHSMVPAVCESIVPEENTPTPTACTKPSKWQKFLSHSGNCSENAARITLSPQEGGGRLGLHSTTAADAGMASRCSEQAQRTLPPGTAFEFKKCVASTEQLSSKLPGTMVPSTGCSAGEGVLFREPQSQMMRAGSGVIDTTAGRCCSDSTRANTFVNCNTGPKPSIISCERLFCTGDEFDDDL; encoded by the exons ATGGCGCCGCAGCACTGGGCCCTgcgctgctgccgctgccgcctCTTCCAG GCCAAGCGGAGCGGGAAGTGGAGCTGCAGCGTGTGCGGCCAGCGGCAGGCGGTGCAGAAG CTTTACGGCCAAGGGTCTGCCCTGGACTGTAGGCGCCACGTCCAGAAGCTAAACCTGCTGCAGGGTGAGGCGGAGGAGGCAATCGGATGGACATCTCG GTGCGTAGAAGATTCTGTAAATGACAGCAAAAACACAGCAGCCCAACATGAAGACAGTTTGGTCCAGCAG GAGGGAAGGGCAGAAGTCAGCCGGTGGAGTAAATATTTGGACAAGGACAATGAAGATCAGgaagatggggaggaggaggcaggtACAGAAAGGCAACAGTTCTGTTCCCGGAGGAAGAACACTGCAAAAGAACAAAG GAAACACCAGAAGAGCTTCCTCTCCAGTGATGCTCAGGAGTATGCTGAAGAAGATGAAGTTTCCCAGATTGCCTACCGAGCCAAAAAG CACAAGAAATGTTTAGTAGCAGTGCCTGATCAAGATGATGGAGATGCTGTTTGTGGACACAGCATGGTTCCTGCTGTCTGTGAGTCCATAGTGCCTGAGGAGAATACACCAACCCCAACTGCTTGTACCAAACCCTCGAAGTGGCAAAAATTTCTCTCCCATTCTGGTAACTGTAGTGAAAATGCTGCCAGGATCACCTTATCACCACAGGAGGGCGGTGGAAGGTTGGGGCTACACAGCACTACTGCTGCAGATGCTGGTATGGCCAGTAGATGCTCAGAACAGGCCCAAAGAACTCTACCTCCAGGAACAGCTTTTGAATTTAAGAAGTGTGTTGCTAGCACTGAGCAGCTTAGCTCAAAACTGCCTGGCACCATGGTGCCCAGCACCGGTTGCTCAGCTGGGGAGGGCGTGTTGTTCAGAGAACCTCAAAGCCAAATGATGAGGGCAGGATCTGGTGTCATAGACACCACTGCGGGAAGGTGCTGTTCAGATAGCACGAGGGCAAACACCTTTGTTAACTGTAACACTGGGCCAAAACCTAGCATAATTTCTTGTGAACGCCTCTTCTGCACAGGTGATGAGTTTGATGATGATCTCTGA